Proteins from a single region of Maledivibacter sp.:
- a CDS encoding ABC transporter ATP-binding protein: MDIQNVSKTYHTLDGETLAMSDLSLSVYEGEIVSIVGPSGCGKSTLLSLIAGLIKPSSGKILINGEEVKKYDKKIGYMFQNDNLFEWRTILKNVLIGLEVQKNLTQKNISKVEALLTTYGLKDFKKHYPSQLSGGMRQRVALIRTLSTEPEILLLDEPFSALDYQTRLKVADEVGTILKRERKTAVLVTHDIAEAISTKRQKIQVNISTNKHLSSLHFF, encoded by the coding sequence ATGGACATACAAAATGTATCTAAGACATATCACACATTAGATGGAGAAACCCTAGCTATGAGCGATCTTTCTCTATCGGTCTATGAAGGTGAAATAGTATCTATAGTTGGACCAAGTGGATGCGGTAAAAGCACTCTATTATCTTTAATTGCAGGGCTTATCAAGCCATCCTCTGGTAAAATTTTAATAAATGGCGAAGAAGTAAAAAAATATGATAAGAAGATAGGATATATGTTTCAAAATGACAATCTTTTTGAATGGCGTACTATTCTTAAAAATGTGCTTATTGGACTAGAAGTACAAAAAAACCTAACACAAAAAAACATATCAAAGGTCGAAGCTTTGCTGACAACCTATGGCCTAAAGGATTTTAAAAAACATTATCCAAGTCAACTTTCAGGAGGTATGAGACAAAGAGTAGCCCTAATAAGAACATTATCAACGGAGCCTGAAATACTTCTCCTGGATGAACCCTTTTCTGCACTAGATTATCAGACACGACTTAAGGTAGCCGATGAAGTGGGCACAATACTTAAAAGGGAAAGGAAAACAGCGGTTTTAGTAACCCACGACATAGCAGAAGCTATATCTACAAAAAGACAAAAAATCCAAGTCAATATATCTACGAATAAACATTTATCTTCCCTTCATTTCTTCTAA
- a CDS encoding ABC transporter ATP-binding protein, protein MAPNIIQLRNVYKNFGGHKALIDVNFCVRKNEFITLLGPSGCGKTTTLRLIGGFEYPTSGEILFEDNNIADLPPYKRKVNTVFQKYALFPHLNVYDNIAFGLKVKKMDKKLMDKKVKDMLCLVNLNGFEKRSINSLSGGQQQRIAIARALINEPDVLLLDEPLGALDLKLRKGMQTELKRIQQSLGITFIFVTHDQEEALTMSDTIIVMKDGRLQQIGTPEDIYNEPENAFVADFIGESTIVDGIMHEDYLVEFAGCKFKCVDEGFEKKESVDVVIRPEDIKVVAPDEGMLVGMVKSVIFKGVHYEILIKTGNHLFKIHSTKIAPVGKKAGLIIEPDDIHIMKKERVIDEE, encoded by the coding sequence ATGGCCCCAAATATTATTCAGCTCAGAAATGTCTATAAGAATTTCGGAGGACATAAAGCATTGATAGATGTAAATTTCTGTGTGCGTAAAAATGAGTTTATAACTTTACTTGGACCAAGTGGTTGCGGAAAAACTACTACACTCAGACTTATAGGTGGGTTTGAGTATCCCACATCGGGAGAAATTTTATTTGAAGACAATAATATTGCTGATCTTCCACCCTATAAGCGAAAGGTAAATACAGTTTTTCAAAAATATGCTCTTTTTCCCCATCTGAATGTGTATGATAACATTGCATTCGGGCTAAAGGTGAAGAAGATGGATAAGAAGCTTATGGATAAAAAGGTCAAAGATATGTTGTGCTTAGTGAACTTAAATGGATTTGAAAAACGTTCGATAAATTCACTGAGTGGTGGACAACAACAAAGAATTGCCATTGCTAGAGCATTGATAAATGAGCCCGATGTTCTTTTGCTTGACGAACCCCTAGGGGCATTGGATTTAAAGCTAAGAAAAGGAATGCAGACTGAGCTTAAACGTATACAGCAAAGTCTTGGAATTACATTTATCTTTGTTACCCATGATCAGGAAGAAGCATTGACTATGTCTGATACAATCATAGTCATGAAGGATGGAAGACTTCAGCAGATAGGTACTCCAGAGGATATTTATAATGAACCTGAAAATGCATTTGTTGCTGATTTTATCGGAGAAAGTACCATCGTTGATGGTATAATGCATGAAGACTACTTAGTTGAATTTGCAGGATGTAAATTCAAATGTGTAGATGAAGGTTTTGAGAAAAAAGAAAGCGTCGATGTAGTTATTCGTCCTGAAGATATAAAAGTAGTAGCTCCTGATGAAGGAATGTTAGTGGGGATGGTAAAATCCGTGATATTTAAAGGTGTTCATTATGAAATACTTATAAAAACTGGTAATCACTTGTTTAAAATACATAGCACTAAAATTGCACCAGTAGGTAAAAAAGCTGGACTTATAATAGAACCAGATGATATACATATCATGAAAAAGGAGAGGGTAATAGATGAAGAATAA
- a CDS encoding ABC transporter permease — protein MKNKLITYPYMIWMILFIVVPIFLVLSYSITYKDDSGLTFTLAHYKRFFDPLYINVFIHSINLALISTVICLVLGYPMAMIIAKASNRNRNMMVLFFVIPMWMNFLLRTYAWMSLLERSGLINKFLKLLHLPTLNIMYTNGAVVLGMVYNFLPFMVLPIYSVLIKIDRNLIEAAQDLGANELEVFLKVTLPLSLPGVISGFIMVFMPAITTFVISRLLGGGQFTLIGNLIEQQFLTAGDWNFGSAISMLMLMLILLSSLILSKYDKDKEGVGLW, from the coding sequence ATGAAGAATAAATTAATTACCTATCCTTATATGATATGGATGATACTATTTATCGTAGTTCCAATATTTTTGGTATTATCCTATAGCATAACCTACAAAGATGATTCAGGCTTAACCTTTACTTTAGCGCATTATAAACGATTTTTTGATCCTCTATACATTAATGTGTTTATACATTCCATCAATTTGGCCCTTATTAGTACCGTTATATGTCTAGTTTTAGGTTATCCTATGGCTATGATTATAGCAAAAGCTTCTAATCGGAATAGGAATATGATGGTTTTATTCTTTGTAATACCTATGTGGATGAATTTTTTGCTTAGGACCTATGCGTGGATGAGTCTTTTGGAGCGAAGTGGATTAATAAATAAATTTTTAAAGCTATTGCACTTGCCTACACTAAATATTATGTATACTAATGGGGCTGTAGTATTGGGTATGGTATATAACTTCTTGCCATTTATGGTACTACCCATATATTCTGTGCTTATTAAAATAGATAGAAACCTCATTGAGGCAGCTCAAGATTTAGGAGCCAATGAATTAGAGGTCTTTTTAAAGGTGACCCTTCCATTAAGCTTACCTGGAGTAATTTCAGGATTCATAATGGTATTTATGCCTGCCATAACCACCTTTGTAATTTCAAGGTTGCTCGGTGGAGGCCAGTTTACTTTGATTGGAAACCTTATAGAACAACAATTTTTAACTGCGGGAGATTGGAATTTTGGTTCTGCAATATCCATGCTTATGCTTATGTTGATACTCCTTAGTTCACTCATTTTAAGCAAATATGATAAAGACAAGGAAGGAGTGGGATTGTGGTAA
- a CDS encoding ABC transporter permease encodes MVNRFLKKLYSFLIYLFLYAPILILIAFSFNNSKSRGSWGGFTLKWYGQLFKDSQIMSALYYTISIAVVSSAIATFIGTAAAIGIHRMNKKQKNLIMNLTYIPVLNADIVTGISLMILFIFLKLQLGFITLLIAHITFNIPYVILSVLPKLKQLDNNLYEAALDLGATPWYAIRKVILPEIMPGIITGALFAFTLSIDDFVISFFTTGSGVSNLSIIIYSMARRGIKPKINALSTLMFGTVLALLLIINNRTNKNQQGKGDVS; translated from the coding sequence GTGGTAAATCGCTTTTTAAAAAAGCTTTACAGCTTTTTGATTTATCTATTTTTATATGCTCCTATCCTTATCCTAATAGCATTTTCTTTTAATAATTCAAAGTCACGTGGCAGCTGGGGGGGCTTCACATTAAAATGGTATGGGCAATTATTTAAGGATTCTCAAATAATGTCAGCCCTTTATTATACTATAAGTATTGCTGTGGTTTCTTCTGCTATTGCTACCTTTATTGGAACTGCCGCTGCTATAGGAATACATAGGATGAATAAAAAGCAAAAAAACCTTATTATGAACTTGACATATATACCAGTACTTAATGCGGATATCGTAACTGGAATTTCGCTAATGATTTTATTTATTTTTTTAAAGTTGCAACTTGGGTTTATTACTTTACTTATTGCCCATATTACATTTAATATTCCATATGTAATTTTGTCGGTACTTCCAAAGCTCAAGCAACTTGATAATAATTTATATGAAGCCGCCCTAGATCTTGGGGCTACACCTTGGTATGCAATAAGAAAAGTTATACTACCCGAAATAATGCCTGGAATAATTACAGGGGCACTATTTGCCTTTACACTTTCTATAGATGATTTTGTTATAAGCTTTTTCACTACAGGATCCGGTGTATCTAATTTATCAATTATCATCTATTCCATGGCTAGAAGGGGAATAAAGCCTAAAATCAATGCTTTATCAACCTTAATGTTTGGTACGGTTTTAGCATTGCTTTTAATAATAAATAATAGAACCAATAAAAATCAACAAGGAAAGGGAGATGTTAGTTGA
- a CDS encoding ABC transporter substrate-binding protein codes for MMKKCVLISLAVLVIVSLAACQGEKKVTINVYNWGEYIDESVIGEFEEKHGINVNYEMFETNEAMYQKIKPGGVNYDVAFPSDYMVSKMIDEDMLYKVDYSNIPNYKYIDEKFKNLEYDENNEYSVPYMWGTVGILYNKTIVKEPVDSWNVLWDEKYKKQILMQDSQRETIGVALQKLGYSLNTNNLDELEEAKQELIKQKPLVLAYVVDEVKDKMIGGEAGLAVVWAGDAVFMMEQNPDLAYAVPKTGSNVFVDAMVIPKTSKHKKEAEMFINFMCETETALKNTNFIGYSTPHTETKKMLEPEIANDPVAYPDDDILEKCEVYRDLGEMVKVYDRIWTEIKAAK; via the coding sequence ATGATGAAAAAATGTGTATTGATTTCTTTAGCTGTGCTTGTGATTGTTTCTTTAGCAGCATGTCAAGGAGAAAAAAAGGTTACGATTAATGTGTACAATTGGGGAGAGTATATTGACGAAAGCGTTATTGGAGAATTTGAAGAAAAGCATGGTATCAATGTGAATTATGAAATGTTTGAAACAAATGAGGCTATGTATCAAAAAATAAAGCCAGGTGGAGTTAATTATGATGTAGCATTCCCATCGGATTATATGGTAAGCAAAATGATAGATGAAGATATGCTTTATAAGGTGGATTACAGTAATATACCTAATTATAAATATATTGATGAAAAATTTAAAAACCTTGAATATGATGAGAATAATGAGTATTCTGTACCATATATGTGGGGAACTGTAGGCATTTTATATAATAAAACTATCGTAAAAGAACCAGTGGATAGCTGGAATGTATTGTGGGATGAGAAATATAAAAAGCAAATTCTTATGCAAGATAGTCAAAGAGAAACCATAGGTGTTGCACTGCAAAAATTAGGATATTCTTTAAATACAAACAACTTAGACGAGTTAGAAGAAGCAAAGCAGGAGCTTATAAAGCAAAAACCATTGGTGTTGGCGTATGTTGTTGATGAGGTAAAGGATAAAATGATAGGTGGAGAGGCAGGTTTAGCAGTAGTATGGGCCGGTGATGCCGTTTTTATGATGGAACAAAATCCTGATTTAGCCTATGCTGTGCCGAAAACAGGAAGTAATGTTTTTGTTGATGCTATGGTTATACCTAAAACCTCAAAGCATAAAAAAGAGGCTGAAATGTTCATAAACTTTATGTGTGAAACGGAAACAGCATTAAAAAATACTAACTTCATAGGATATTCAACTCCTCATACTGAAACAAAGAAAATGCTAGAGCCAGAGATTGCTAATGATCCTGTAGCTTATCCCGATGATGATATACTAGAAAAATGTGAAGTTTATAGGGATTTAGGAGAAATGGTAAAGGTATATGACCGTATTTGGACTGAGATAAAGGCCGCAAAATAA
- a CDS encoding alpha/beta-type small acid-soluble spore protein, which yields MSHKKTDRNARKALNEFKYEMSKELGANDFSNNNVNTKKFNKNAKKSMRNRNEF from the coding sequence ATGTCCCATAAAAAAACCGATAGAAATGCTAGAAAAGCTTTAAATGAATTTAAATATGAAATGTCAAAGGAATTAGGAGCAAATGATTTTTCAAATAACAATGTAAATACTAAGAAATTCAATAAAAATGCAAAGAAGAGTATGCGTAATAGGAATGAATTTTAA
- a CDS encoding cation diffusion facilitator family transporter, which yields MNREEKIKIANKVSFITIIANIILSIVKVIIGFIGKSNAIIADGFHSLSDVFSTVIALIGIRLASKADDENHPYGHERIEPVMGKILANILLLTALFMGYNGIKSITQGDYTVPGKITIYAAVFSIVVKEWMYRYTVKAAKKIESSGLLADAWHHRTDALSSIGSLIGVTGAILGYPILDSIAAIVISVFVAKVAMDIYLQSVKELIDSSADQETINDIKKIILGTEGVIQIDDLKTRMHGNKLYVDLEISVNKDLSLSKAHDIAENVHIKIEKGIRRVKHCMVHVNPFEEN from the coding sequence ATGAATAGGGAAGAAAAAATAAAAATAGCAAATAAAGTATCTTTTATCACAATAATAGCAAATATCATTTTATCAATAGTAAAGGTTATCATAGGATTTATAGGAAAAAGTAATGCTATTATTGCGGATGGGTTTCATTCATTGTCCGATGTTTTTAGTACGGTTATTGCTTTAATAGGGATTAGGCTTGCTAGTAAAGCTGATGATGAAAATCATCCCTATGGACATGAGAGAATTGAACCAGTTATGGGAAAAATTCTTGCAAATATTTTGCTTTTAACAGCATTATTTATGGGATATAACGGTATAAAAAGTATTACCCAAGGCGATTATACTGTTCCAGGTAAAATTACCATATATGCTGCCGTTTTTTCTATTGTAGTTAAGGAATGGATGTATAGATATACGGTTAAAGCGGCAAAAAAAATAGAAAGTTCAGGCTTGCTCGCCGATGCTTGGCATCATAGAACCGATGCATTATCCTCTATAGGTAGTTTAATAGGTGTTACTGGAGCTATATTAGGCTATCCCATATTAGATTCTATAGCTGCGATTGTTATTAGTGTATTTGTTGCAAAGGTTGCTATGGATATTTATCTTCAATCTGTTAAGGAGTTAATTGATTCATCGGCAGATCAAGAAACCATAAATGATATAAAAAAAATAATACTTGGAACTGAAGGTGTTATTCAGATAGATGATTTAAAGACAAGAATGCATGGGAATAAATTATATGTTGATTTAGAGATTTCTGTTAACAAGGACTTGTCACTGTCGAAGGCCCATGATATAGCAGAAAATGTACATATCAAAATTGAGAAGGGTATAAGAAGAGTAAAGCATTGTATGGTTCATGTGAATCCATTTGAAGAGAATTAA
- a CDS encoding MATE family efflux transporter — translation MQKHNLLTGSIPSHMLRLALPSIAGMFSFTIFNLTDTYFVSQLGTNALAAMGFTFPVVMIVGGISSGMSSGAASLLSRAKGANDHHLMQRIATDGILLSLIFVMFISLIGIFSMDKVFTLLGADSDTLALVKDYMLIWYSFVVLVVTPPVCDSCMRASGDMVRPFIVMIVCSVVNIILDPLLIHGYWIFPRLGIRGAALATVIARLIGMIVTLSFTHFHHHLLSFEFNSKKEIFESWKNILKIGLPSITVLFMPQLLRSVLTALVSSSGGTAAVAAIAVGTRVESFVTIITAGVGLSLIPIIGQNWGAENYDRVYTTRKMAIKFALIYGVIVFALSIPLAKPVSRIFTTDEEVVLYSTHYLWIMIFGMIGLNITNWMSQAFTTIGRPIWTVVLNVIGILVIVLPLAVLGKMIYSYIGILLGICLGQILVGIGAIILSKNKMNPNTVS, via the coding sequence ATGCAAAAGCATAATTTACTAACGGGCAGCATACCAAGTCATATGCTGCGTCTAGCATTACCTTCCATAGCGGGTATGTTTTCATTTACTATATTTAATTTGACCGATACCTATTTTGTTTCACAATTAGGTACTAATGCACTCGCCGCTATGGGATTCACATTCCCCGTGGTTATGATAGTAGGAGGGATTTCAAGCGGTATGAGCAGCGGTGCTGCCTCACTTCTTTCCCGTGCAAAGGGTGCAAATGACCATCATCTAATGCAACGTATCGCTACGGATGGAATCTTGCTGTCCTTAATTTTTGTAATGTTCATTAGCCTTATAGGAATATTTAGCATGGATAAAGTGTTCACACTACTAGGAGCAGATTCCGACACCTTGGCCTTAGTTAAAGACTACATGCTAATATGGTATAGCTTTGTCGTCTTGGTAGTTACTCCCCCTGTCTGTGATTCATGTATGAGGGCAAGTGGAGACATGGTACGCCCCTTTATTGTGATGATCGTATGTTCAGTAGTCAACATTATATTAGATCCTCTTCTTATCCATGGGTATTGGATATTTCCAAGACTTGGCATACGAGGAGCTGCACTGGCAACCGTTATTGCACGTTTAATAGGTATGATCGTAACACTATCATTTACACATTTTCATCACCACTTACTGTCGTTTGAGTTTAATAGTAAGAAAGAAATCTTCGAATCATGGAAAAACATTTTAAAAATAGGCTTGCCTAGCATTACTGTGCTTTTTATGCCTCAATTATTACGTAGTGTGCTTACAGCATTGGTATCATCATCAGGTGGCACAGCCGCAGTCGCAGCAATCGCTGTGGGTACTCGTGTTGAAAGCTTTGTAACAATAATAACTGCAGGAGTAGGATTGTCTCTAATCCCTATAATTGGTCAAAATTGGGGAGCCGAAAATTATGATAGAGTATATACAACGAGAAAGATGGCTATAAAATTTGCATTAATATATGGAGTAATAGTATTTGCCCTATCTATTCCTCTGGCCAAGCCCGTGTCCCGTATATTTACAACCGACGAGGAAGTGGTATTATATAGCACACATTACCTATGGATAATGATATTTGGAATGATAGGTTTAAATATCACAAATTGGATGAGCCAAGCATTCACCACCATTGGACGCCCTATTTGGACTGTTGTGCTAAATGTCATAGGGATACTTGTCATAGTACTTCCCCTTGCAGTACTAGGAAAAATGATATATTCCTATATAGGCATACTTCTAGGCATTTGTCTTGGTCAAATACTGGTAGGTATAGGTGCTATTATATTATCTAAAAACAAGATGAATCCAAACACAGTTTCTTAA
- a CDS encoding helix-turn-helix domain-containing protein produces the protein MKKGYRIGEISKIKNIDAQTLRYYDKIGILSPKIVDDKNNYRYYSLEQFIDVDRIKFYKILGLSLEEIKKFKDIHNVEEALETLRSQRKQMENKIEKMQAVAKNIENIIETIEGTSEAGEKQIQIKNCGSLYGIIGDCQTSNDWYEFETKLLELTNNYPNYSEIGHNHGLSCIHNEKYLHCTRNKYMEKIAIPINQRFINDPNVQEYQLGMCIVAYHKGPHHRIKDTFLRIKEYISMKQLQIRGDIIITSIISSFIVNNENEFLNEIKIPIEWDPTN, from the coding sequence ATGAAAAAAGGATATAGGATAGGGGAAATATCTAAGATCAAAAATATAGATGCTCAAACCCTAAGATATTATGATAAAATTGGCATATTGTCCCCTAAAATAGTGGACGATAAAAACAATTATCGGTATTATTCCCTAGAACAATTTATAGATGTTGATCGTATAAAGTTTTACAAAATATTAGGATTGTCTTTGGAAGAAATAAAAAAATTTAAGGATATCCATAATGTTGAGGAAGCATTAGAAACCCTTAGGTCACAAAGGAAACAGATGGAAAACAAAATCGAAAAAATGCAGGCTGTGGCAAAAAACATCGAGAATATTATAGAAACCATAGAGGGCACAAGTGAGGCTGGGGAAAAACAAATACAAATCAAAAATTGTGGTTCTTTGTATGGCATTATTGGAGATTGCCAAACAAGTAATGACTGGTATGAATTTGAAACTAAATTACTGGAGCTTACTAATAATTATCCTAACTATTCGGAAATTGGACATAATCATGGTTTATCATGTATCCATAATGAAAAGTATTTACATTGCACCAGAAATAAGTATATGGAAAAGATAGCAATCCCAATTAATCAACGATTTATTAATGATCCAAATGTTCAGGAGTACCAGCTTGGTATGTGTATAGTAGCCTACCATAAAGGGCCACACCATAGAATAAAGGATACTTTTTTAAGAATAAAGGAATATATTAGTATGAAACAATTACAAATAAGAGGAGATATTATTATTACATCAATTATTAGCAGCTTTATAGTTAATAATGAAAATGAATTTTTAAATGAAATAAAAATACCTATAGAATGGGATCCGACTAACTAG
- a CDS encoding endospore germination permease, with product MNKEVISDKQGIYLVIILLVGSSSIMVMGIQAGKDAWLAVLLGIAISFPITLIYARLHFIFLGKDLFDILEICFGKIIGKGICLLYVWFTLHHAALILENVGTFINTVSLYRTPIVIPTIVIAIMAMWAVKKGIKVMCEWIVFFLPIIVILLGAFVFLLIPRMRINNVLPVMNNGIIPIIYGGISVFTFPFAETYVFTMIFTRFDNKKSPYKIHITGLLIGGFMMYTIALTNLLVLSVNTVSTVYYPTYLAATRVKIFNVLQRFEVIIGIVLVLGAFMKISIFLFASCKGVAKTFGFREYGFIALPMGLMSINATYFQNDSIMEIFEFAEGIWPYYSSVFQVILPCIIWIAAEIRKKQLN from the coding sequence ATGAATAAAGAGGTTATTTCTGATAAGCAAGGAATATATCTTGTGATCATATTACTAGTGGGTTCATCTTCAATAATGGTAATGGGGATTCAAGCTGGAAAAGATGCATGGCTAGCTGTTCTTTTGGGGATAGCTATATCATTTCCAATAACACTTATTTATGCTAGATTGCACTTTATTTTTTTGGGTAAGGATTTGTTTGATATTCTTGAAATTTGTTTTGGGAAGATTATAGGCAAAGGAATCTGTTTATTATATGTATGGTTTACTTTACATCATGCAGCATTAATTTTGGAGAATGTAGGTACATTTATCAATACAGTTTCATTATATAGAACCCCTATAGTTATACCAACAATTGTTATTGCCATTATGGCTATGTGGGCGGTGAAAAAAGGAATAAAAGTAATGTGTGAATGGATAGTTTTTTTTCTTCCCATAATTGTCATTTTATTAGGTGCGTTTGTATTTTTATTGATACCCAGAATGCGTATAAATAATGTCCTACCTGTTATGAACAACGGAATAATACCCATAATATATGGAGGAATTTCAGTTTTTACATTTCCCTTTGCTGAGACATACGTGTTCACAATGATTTTCACTCGTTTTGATAATAAAAAATCTCCTTATAAAATTCATATAACTGGTTTATTGATAGGGGGGTTTATGATGTACACAATTGCTTTAACGAACTTATTAGTTTTATCGGTGAATACAGTCTCAACAGTATATTATCCTACCTATTTAGCCGCTACCAGAGTAAAAATTTTCAATGTTCTACAAAGATTCGAAGTGATAATAGGTATAGTTTTAGTATTAGGAGCATTTATGAAAATAAGTATATTTCTATTTGCCTCTTGTAAAGGGGTAGCTAAAACATTTGGATTTAGAGAATATGGATTTATAGCTTTACCCATGGGACTGATGTCAATTAATGCAACCTATTTTCAAAATGATAGTATTATGGAAATATTTGAATTTGCTGAAGGAATATGGCCATATTATTCATCTGTATTTCAAGTGATTCTGCCATGTATTATCTGGATTGCCGCTGAAATAAGGAAAAAACAATTGAATTAA
- a CDS encoding aminotransferase class IV — MVKEAILDYLIYNSRVYSTKEIDIWPNTERVSIYEVIRIIDGIPLYLEEHLERLAKSAKLLNVKLNRTYEELTDEIKKLIEINDENNLNVKILCVAEGGEVEELYIYFIKSFYPPELMYREGIHTIAYESERQNPNAKTFNGSFKKGIAIELERRNAFEALLVNNDGQITEGSRSNLFFVKDEKLFTSPAHEVLLGVTRSKIIELCSQSSIDIIEQEISLDSISKYEGAFITGTSINVLPIKNIDGIGFDLSKNDIINKIIEIYEKDKQNYINKRRNI; from the coding sequence ATGGTAAAAGAAGCCATCTTAGATTATCTGATATATAACAGTAGGGTTTATTCCACTAAAGAAATAGATATATGGCCAAATACAGAAAGGGTTTCCATTTACGAGGTCATAAGGATAATAGATGGAATTCCTTTATATTTAGAAGAACATCTTGAAAGGCTTGCAAAGTCTGCTAAACTTCTCAATGTAAAACTGAATAGAACCTATGAGGAATTAACCGATGAAATTAAGAAATTAATAGAGATAAATGATGAAAATAATTTGAATGTAAAAATATTATGTGTTGCAGAAGGTGGAGAAGTTGAAGAACTTTATATATACTTTATAAAAAGTTTTTATCCTCCTGAATTAATGTATAGAGAAGGTATACATACTATAGCCTATGAAAGTGAGAGACAAAATCCAAATGCTAAAACCTTTAATGGAAGCTTTAAAAAAGGGATAGCCATAGAATTAGAAAGAAGAAATGCATTTGAAGCCTTACTTGTCAATAATGATGGACAGATAACCGAGGGAAGCAGATCAAACCTATTTTTTGTAAAGGATGAAAAACTCTTTACCTCCCCTGCCCATGAGGTATTACTTGGAGTTACACGTTCTAAGATTATAGAATTATGCAGCCAGAGCAGCATAGATATTATTGAGCAGGAGATATCCTTAGATAGTATAAGTAAGTATGAAGGAGCTTTTATAACGGGAACCTCAATTAATGTACTTCCTATTAAGAATATAGATGGAATAGGATTTGATTTGTCTAAAAATGATATTATTAATAAAATCATTGAAATATATGAAAAGGATAAGCAAAATTATATAAATAAAAGGAGAAATATTTAG